Proteins encoded in a region of the Streptococcus sanguinis genome:
- a CDS encoding TetR/AcrR family transcriptional regulator, with amino-acid sequence MYEKKRRKTEKRIETSLLRLMKEQTFETISIRQLIDLAEVNRSTFYRHYLDKYDLLEKIEDQLLGDLLAYYQDAIKSDRLFKLEKDFKVEDYIHEEQNLFHFFEPYLEDLAILLGPNGSPTSSLRLQKALREIFSHSISLADAFIEEVEVDLLLNHQAASFMGTLTYWLAHPHYKSQEMSDFHTRVTAVGLAGFVREHMEGN; translated from the coding sequence ATGTATGAGAAAAAAAGAAGAAAGACAGAAAAGCGGATAGAGACTAGCTTGCTGCGGCTGATGAAAGAGCAGACTTTTGAGACTATCAGTATTCGTCAGCTGATTGACTTGGCAGAGGTAAATCGTAGTACCTTTTATCGGCATTACCTGGACAAGTATGATCTGTTAGAGAAGATAGAAGACCAGTTGCTAGGTGATTTGCTGGCCTATTATCAAGATGCAATAAAATCTGACCGACTGTTCAAGTTAGAAAAGGATTTTAAAGTGGAAGACTACATTCATGAAGAACAAAATCTTTTTCATTTTTTTGAGCCTTACTTGGAAGACTTAGCCATTCTTTTGGGACCCAATGGTAGCCCTACTAGTTCGTTGAGGTTGCAGAAAGCTCTGAGGGAGATTTTCTCGCATAGTATTTCTTTAGCTGACGCGTTTATAGAAGAGGTAGAGGTGGACTTGCTGCTGAATCATCAAGCCGCGTCCTTTATGGGAACACTGACTTACTGGTTGGCTCATCCTCATTATAAGTCACAGGAAATGAGTGATTTCCACACTAGGGTGACTGCTGTTGGTCTGGCGGGTTTTGTCAGAGAGCATATGGAGGGTAATTGA
- a CDS encoding zinc-binding dehydrogenase translates to MKLAVYTKAGQVGLTEIARPQIIEADDAIIRIVRTCVCGSDLWRYRSPDIEAGHQNSGHEAIGIVEEIGDAVTTVKPGDFVIAPFTHGCGQCDACRAGFDGTCDSHIGNNWSDGVQAEYMRFEFANWALIKIPGQPSDYTEGMLKSLLTLADVMPTGYHAARVADVKPGDKVVVIGDGAVGQCAVIAAKMRGASQIVLMSRHEDRQKMALESGATAIVAERGEEGIAKVREILGGGADAALECVGTEAAVDQALGVLHNGGRLGFVGVPHYNNRALGSTFAQNITVAGGAASVTTYDKQILLKAVLDGDINPGKVFTSEYRLDEIDQAYKDMDERKTIKSMIVFD, encoded by the coding sequence ATGAAATTGGCAGTTTATACAAAAGCAGGCCAAGTTGGACTTACTGAGATTGCTCGTCCGCAAATCATTGAGGCAGATGATGCCATTATTCGGATTGTTCGGACCTGTGTCTGTGGCTCTGACCTATGGCGCTACCGCAGTCCAGATATTGAAGCAGGCCATCAAAATAGTGGGCATGAAGCGATTGGAATTGTCGAAGAAATCGGTGATGCAGTAACGACTGTTAAACCTGGCGATTTTGTTATTGCGCCGTTTACTCATGGATGCGGGCAATGTGATGCCTGCCGAGCAGGATTTGATGGCACTTGTGATTCTCATATTGGGAATAACTGGTCAGACGGGGTACAAGCAGAATATATGCGCTTCGAATTTGCTAACTGGGCTCTTATCAAAATTCCGGGTCAGCCTTCTGATTATACAGAAGGAATGCTCAAATCACTCTTGACACTGGCTGATGTCATGCCAACTGGCTATCATGCTGCACGAGTGGCAGACGTCAAGCCTGGTGATAAGGTTGTCGTGATTGGTGACGGAGCTGTTGGACAATGCGCTGTTATTGCGGCTAAAATGCGTGGTGCTTCCCAAATCGTTCTCATGAGCCGTCATGAAGATCGACAAAAGATGGCTTTAGAGTCAGGTGCGACAGCTATTGTTGCAGAACGTGGCGAAGAAGGAATTGCCAAAGTGCGTGAGATTCTAGGTGGCGGGGCAGATGCAGCTTTGGAATGTGTCGGGACAGAAGCAGCTGTTGATCAAGCTCTGGGAGTCCTTCACAACGGTGGCCGCTTAGGCTTTGTCGGTGTGCCTCACTATAATAACCGAGCTCTTGGTTCTACCTTTGCCCAAAATATTACAGTTGCAGGCGGTGCAGCCTCTGTCACGACTTACGACAAGCAAATCTTGCTCAAGGCAGTTCTTGATGGTGATATTAATCCGGGCAAGGTCTTTACAAGTGAGTACAGGCTGGATGAAATTGACCAAGCTTATAAGGACATGGATGAACGCAAGACTATTAAGTCCATGATTGTCTTTGATTAG
- a CDS encoding SP_0198 family lipoprotein has product MTITKKAFIGILSLTAAVLLAACSGNTNQGGNTSSSQNTQGQTSQSAQNQTSQSSAASSSNQTSSSSNVGQATNIDGRYQATDHDGDQHVLEINGTTGTWTETEVDGSKEIKQVQVDSANQRLIVGDDVKSYRQNGNQLIVDELDDDPDTLTFTKQ; this is encoded by the coding sequence ATGACTATTACAAAAAAAGCCTTTATCGGAATTCTATCTCTGACAGCAGCAGTCCTATTAGCTGCTTGCTCAGGCAATACTAACCAGGGAGGGAATACTAGTTCATCACAGAATACACAAGGCCAAACATCACAATCTGCGCAGAATCAGACTTCGCAGTCATCAGCCGCATCTTCCTCTAATCAGACTTCTTCATCATCAAATGTAGGGCAGGCTACTAATATAGACGGGCGCTACCAAGCAACCGACCATGATGGTGACCAGCATGTCCTGGAAATCAATGGTACGACTGGTACTTGGACTGAGACCGAGGTCGATGGCAGTAAGGAAATCAAGCAGGTACAAGTAGACAGTGCTAATCAAAGACTGATAGTCGGCGATGATGTCAAAAGTTACCGCCAAAATGGCAATCAGCTGATTGTGGACGAATTGGATGATGATCCAGACACTCTGACCTTTACCAAGCAGTAA
- a CDS encoding cobalamin-independent methionine synthase II family protein — protein MTKSKFQLVGSLLRPENLRQYKTEIEHRDDIQYPFYDSFPGYHETETADIKEIVAEQKAKGIDILTDGEYSKSMWHLDFVWGLKGIERYIADHGYTFKDHDGGQYETRKDIGIRITAPLFGKNHHFIEIYKLVKDEAAGEDTKLTVWGPAHAYTELAVFDRLAGPGQVYETNEDLKKGLIQAYKEFLDDYKAAGGQIIQFDDCLWELFDESNPASFFAEGNASLADLADEFVAINNEVVDYAHELGLTVWTHNCRGNYESRSAAEGTYEAIAEKFLRDQHYDRYFLEWDSDVAGDVSALAALKDKNAEVVLGLLSSKTTGLDDEKRVLDLLEKAATVLPKERLLLSHQCGFASCDSGNELTIEQQWAKIKQGQEIAQKFWG, from the coding sequence ATGACAAAATCAAAATTCCAACTGGTTGGATCACTTCTGCGCCCAGAAAATCTGCGCCAGTATAAGACAGAAATTGAGCACCGCGATGATATTCAATACCCCTTCTACGACAGCTTCCCAGGCTACCATGAGACGGAGACAGCTGACATCAAGGAGATTGTTGCTGAGCAAAAGGCAAAGGGAATTGACATCCTGACAGATGGAGAATACTCCAAGTCTATGTGGCATCTGGACTTTGTCTGGGGACTTAAGGGAATCGAGCGCTACATTGCTGACCACGGCTATACCTTCAAGGACCACGACGGCGGGCAATATGAGACCCGTAAGGACATTGGTATCCGCATCACAGCACCACTCTTTGGTAAAAATCATCACTTTATCGAGATTTATAAGCTAGTCAAGGATGAGGCTGCTGGTGAAGATACCAAGCTGACTGTCTGGGGACCTGCCCATGCTTATACTGAGTTAGCTGTCTTTGACCGCTTGGCGGGACCAGGACAAGTTTATGAGACCAATGAAGACTTGAAAAAAGGCTTGATTCAAGCTTATAAGGAATTTTTGGACGACTATAAGGCCGCTGGCGGACAGATTATCCAGTTTGACGACTGTCTCTGGGAACTCTTTGACGAGTCCAATCCTGCCAGCTTCTTTGCTGAAGGCAATGCTAGTCTGGCTGACCTAGCAGATGAGTTTGTCGCTATTAATAACGAAGTCGTAGACTATGCTCATGAGCTTGGACTGACTGTCTGGACCCACAACTGCCGTGGTAACTACGAAAGCCGCTCTGCTGCTGAGGGTACCTACGAAGCTATCGCAGAAAAATTCCTGCGCGACCAACATTATGATCGCTACTTCCTAGAGTGGGACAGCGATGTAGCTGGTGATGTATCAGCTCTAGCAGCTTTGAAGGACAAGAATGCGGAAGTCGTTTTAGGACTGCTCTCCAGTAAGACGACAGGCTTGGATGACGAAAAACGCGTCCTAGACCTCCTCGAGAAAGCAGCAACCGTTCTACCGAAAGAGCGACTCCTGCTCTCCCACCAATGCGGCTTCGCCTCTTGTGACTCTGGAAACGAACTCACCATTGAGCAACAATGGGCCAAAATCAAACAAGGCCAAGAAATCGCCCAAAAATTCTGGGGATAA
- a CDS encoding alpha/beta fold hydrolase: protein MIGEKMFFTYQGNKLYYKVIGQGKPVLAIHGLGCSSELMEGCLEPIFEKHSDYKRIYLDLPGMGRSDANPAFASADEILEMLLNFIETVIGGHSFLLAGESYGGYLARGILAKKNSQIDGLLLICPVVVPNPKERILPKDTLVIRDVGFDIVGKSEDFVDLAILQTKETYQRFEKEILAGLQMMNAPFIQKLQENYSFSFEVDQEIQEKGYDEPSLFIAGKQDQVVGFQQLAQLSHYYPRATHAVMDLAGHNAQIDQEALFTALVENWLKRIELS, encoded by the coding sequence ATGATTGGAGAAAAAATGTTTTTTACTTATCAGGGAAATAAATTATATTATAAAGTGATTGGTCAAGGAAAGCCAGTCTTGGCAATTCATGGTTTGGGCTGTTCATCTGAATTGATGGAAGGATGTTTGGAACCCATTTTTGAGAAACATTCTGACTATAAAAGGATTTATTTAGATTTACCTGGCATGGGTAGGTCTGATGCCAATCCTGCTTTTGCAAGTGCGGATGAGATTTTAGAGATGCTCCTGAACTTTATAGAAACTGTAATCGGAGGACACAGCTTTCTCTTAGCTGGAGAGTCTTATGGTGGTTATCTTGCTCGAGGAATTTTGGCTAAGAAAAATTCGCAGATTGATGGTTTGTTGCTAATTTGTCCAGTAGTTGTACCCAATCCGAAAGAAAGAATTTTGCCTAAAGATACTCTGGTAATTAGAGATGTTGGGTTTGATATAGTAGGCAAAAGCGAAGATTTCGTTGATTTAGCGATTTTACAGACTAAAGAAACTTATCAACGGTTTGAAAAAGAAATCCTAGCAGGGCTTCAGATGATGAATGCTCCCTTTATCCAAAAGCTGCAAGAAAACTATTCTTTTTCGTTTGAAGTGGATCAAGAGATACAGGAAAAGGGCTATGACGAGCCCAGCCTTTTTATAGCAGGAAAGCAGGACCAAGTCGTGGGCTTCCAGCAGTTAGCGCAACTGTCTCACTATTATCCAAGGGCAACTCATGCTGTAATGGATCTTGCTGGTCACAATGCGCAGATAGATCAAGAGGCTCTCTTTACTGCCTTAGTTGAAAATTGGCTCAAGCGAATTGAACTTTCCTGA
- a CDS encoding YbgA family protein — protein MENSNQISQCQTLWARNKYLVLSHSSKIYLEIRQYLKSDSVEAVHVQDLIDQAIALPENRGQVSNAFQHVWGYFKKKASSAEKEDFMHLLLRYQSGQAEKKDLVRAVRDLLVKYPNPYLQKSTLLFGDEE, from the coding sequence ATGGAAAATTCAAACCAAATCTCCCAATGTCAGACTCTTTGGGCTAGAAATAAATATCTGGTTCTCAGTCATTCCAGTAAGATCTATCTGGAAATCCGCCAATATCTAAAAAGTGACTCGGTGGAAGCAGTACATGTTCAAGACTTGATTGATCAGGCGATAGCCCTGCCTGAAAATCGCGGTCAGGTCAGCAATGCCTTTCAGCATGTTTGGGGTTATTTTAAGAAGAAAGCCAGCTCAGCTGAAAAGGAAGATTTTATGCATCTTTTACTTCGTTACCAATCCGGTCAGGCTGAGAAAAAAGACTTGGTAAGAGCTGTAAGGGACCTGCTAGTCAAGTATCCTAATCCTTATCTGCAGAAATCCACTTTGTTATTTGGTGATGAAGAATGA
- the pheT gene encoding phenylalanine--tRNA ligase subunit beta, with protein MLVSYKWLKELVDIDVASAELAEKMSTTGIEVEGVTSPAAGLSKIVVGEVVSCEDVPDTHLHVCQVNVGEEENRQIVCGAPNIRAGIKVMVALPGARIADNYKIKKGKIRGLESLGMICSLGELGISDSVVPKEFADGIQILPEEAVPGEEVFSYLDLDDEIIELSITPNRADALSMRGVAHEVAAIYDKSVRFKDFPLVENEKQAADSLSVALETEKAPYYAARILENVTIAPSPQWLQNLLMNEGIRPINNVVDVTNYILLYFGQPMHAFDLDTFEGDQIVVLEARAGEKLVTLDGEERELEVSDLVITVADKPVALAGVMGGAATEISGKSTRVVLEAAVFDGKSIRKTSGRLNLRSESSSRFEKGINVATVNEALDAAASMIADLAGATVQAGIVSAGSLDTSDVEVVSSLADVNRVLGTDLLYTDIVDVFRRLGFGLSGNAEQFTVSVPRRRWDISIEADLYEEIARIYGYDKLPASLPKDDGTAGELTATQQLRRQVRTLAEGVGLTEIITYALTTPEKAIEFTLNPSNLTELMWPMTVERSVLRQNMVSGILDSISYNVARKNKNLALYEIGKVFEQTGNPKEELPNEINSFAFALTGLVNEKDFQTKPVAVDFFYAKGVVEALFAKLGLTAEYEASSQIKSLHPGRTALISINGQPVGFVGQVHPATAKAYDIPETYVAELNLSAIEEQLQPAQPFTEITKFPAVSRDVALLLKAEITHQEVLDAIQAAGVKRLTDIKLFDIFSGDKLGVGLKSMAYSLTFQNPEASLTDEEVAKYMEKIEKSLTEKLGAEVR; from the coding sequence ATGCTAGTAAGTTATAAGTGGTTAAAAGAGTTAGTAGACATTGATGTGGCGAGCGCTGAGCTGGCTGAGAAAATGTCAACGACAGGAATTGAAGTAGAAGGTGTGACATCACCAGCTGCTGGCCTGTCAAAAATTGTCGTTGGTGAGGTGGTATCGTGTGAGGATGTTCCTGATACCCACCTGCATGTTTGTCAAGTCAATGTCGGAGAAGAGGAGAACCGTCAGATTGTCTGCGGTGCTCCAAATATTCGTGCAGGCATCAAGGTCATGGTGGCTCTGCCGGGTGCTCGCATTGCGGACAATTATAAGATTAAAAAAGGAAAAATCCGTGGATTGGAGTCACTGGGTATGATCTGCTCTCTGGGTGAGCTAGGTATTTCTGATTCTGTCGTGCCAAAGGAATTTGCGGATGGCATTCAAATCCTGCCTGAAGAAGCAGTGCCGGGTGAGGAAGTCTTCTCTTATCTGGACTTGGACGATGAGATTATCGAGCTTTCCATCACGCCAAACCGGGCAGATGCTTTGTCTATGCGTGGGGTGGCTCATGAGGTGGCTGCGATTTATGACAAGTCTGTACGTTTCAAAGACTTCCCACTGGTGGAGAATGAAAAGCAGGCAGCTGACAGTCTTTCAGTAGCCCTTGAGACAGAGAAAGCCCCTTATTACGCAGCTCGTATCTTGGAAAATGTCACCATTGCGCCAAGTCCTCAGTGGCTGCAAAATCTTCTCATGAACGAAGGAATCCGTCCGATTAACAATGTAGTGGACGTGACTAACTACATCCTGCTCTACTTTGGTCAGCCCATGCATGCTTTTGATCTGGATACTTTTGAGGGTGACCAGATTGTCGTCCTGGAAGCGCGTGCTGGTGAAAAACTGGTGACACTGGACGGCGAAGAGCGCGAGCTGGAAGTCAGCGACCTAGTCATTACTGTGGCGGATAAGCCAGTTGCTCTGGCTGGTGTCATGGGCGGTGCAGCGACTGAAATTTCCGGTAAGTCCACTCGTGTTGTTCTGGAGGCGGCTGTTTTTGATGGAAAATCAATCCGCAAGACCAGCGGTCGCCTTAATCTGCGTTCGGAATCATCTTCCCGCTTTGAAAAAGGCATCAATGTAGCAACTGTCAATGAAGCTTTGGATGCGGCAGCAAGTATGATTGCGGACTTGGCAGGTGCAACTGTTCAGGCTGGTATCGTATCTGCTGGTAGCTTAGACACTAGTGATGTAGAAGTGGTGTCCAGTCTCGCGGATGTCAACCGAGTTTTGGGAACAGATTTACTTTATACAGATATTGTGGATGTCTTCCGCAGACTTGGCTTTGGCTTGTCAGGAAATGCTGAACAGTTCACTGTCAGTGTCCCTCGCCGTCGCTGGGATATTTCAATTGAAGCGGATCTCTATGAAGAAATTGCCCGCATTTACGGCTATGACAAATTACCAGCTAGCCTGCCAAAAGATGACGGGACAGCTGGTGAATTGACTGCAACGCAGCAACTGCGCCGTCAAGTACGGACTTTAGCAGAAGGAGTTGGGCTGACAGAAATCATCACCTATGCTTTGACGACGCCAGAAAAGGCGATTGAGTTCACTCTCAATCCTAGTAACTTGACTGAGCTCATGTGGCCGATGACAGTGGAGCGTTCTGTTCTCCGTCAGAACATGGTTTCTGGTATTTTGGATTCTATTTCTTACAATGTGGCTCGTAAAAATAAGAATCTAGCCCTCTATGAAATTGGAAAAGTTTTTGAGCAGACTGGCAATCCTAAGGAAGAACTGCCAAATGAAATCAATAGCTTTGCCTTTGCTTTGACAGGTTTGGTTAATGAAAAAGACTTCCAGACCAAGCCAGTGGCAGTTGATTTCTTCTATGCTAAGGGTGTGGTGGAAGCACTCTTTGCTAAGTTAGGCTTGACAGCTGAATACGAGGCTAGCAGCCAGATTAAGAGCCTGCATCCTGGTCGGACTGCTTTAATCTCTATCAATGGCCAGCCTGTCGGCTTTGTCGGCCAAGTCCATCCTGCGACAGCCAAGGCTTACGATATTCCTGAAACTTATGTGGCTGAGCTCAATTTGTCGGCTATCGAAGAGCAGCTCCAGCCAGCACAGCCGTTTACAGAAATCACTAAATTCCCAGCTGTCAGCCGGGATGTGGCACTCTTGCTCAAGGCTGAAATCACTCACCAAGAGGTCCTTGATGCAATCCAAGCAGCTGGTGTCAAGCGCTTGACCGATATTAAGCTCTTTGATATCTTCTCTGGTGACAAGCTGGGTGTCGGCCTCAAATCCATGGCCTACAGCCTGACTTTCCAAAATCCAGAAGCCAGTCTGACCGACGAAGAAGTGGCTAAATATATGGAAAAAATCGAAAAATCTCTTACCGAAAAACTCGGTGCAGAAGTTCGCTAA
- a CDS encoding GNAT family N-acetyltransferase: MLVRVKKEEANLLRELEVATYQETFGPFIKEADMAHYFDNELSLATIEKELADPESETYFVVKGGEIAGFLKVNWGQAQTEQELPQAFEVQRIYVLKAYHGQGLGKEMFEFALEEAKKRGFDWVWLGVWEKNFRAQDFYFKYGFEKFSQHDYITGETVDTDWLLRKKLK, from the coding sequence ATGCTAGTCAGAGTCAAAAAAGAAGAAGCGAACCTCCTGCGAGAGTTGGAAGTCGCGACCTATCAAGAAACCTTTGGTCCATTTATCAAGGAAGCTGATATGGCTCATTATTTTGACAATGAGCTGTCGCTTGCAACTATCGAAAAGGAACTGGCAGACCCTGAGTCAGAGACTTATTTTGTTGTCAAAGGCGGTGAAATTGCTGGTTTTCTCAAGGTAAACTGGGGACAGGCTCAAACAGAGCAAGAACTGCCACAGGCCTTTGAGGTTCAGCGAATTTACGTTTTGAAAGCCTATCATGGTCAGGGATTAGGCAAGGAAATGTTTGAATTTGCCTTGGAAGAAGCCAAAAAACGAGGTTTTGACTGGGTCTGGCTGGGCGTCTGGGAGAAGAATTTTAGAGCTCAAGATTTTTACTTCAAATACGGCTTTGAAAAATTCAGCCAGCACGACTATATCACTGGTGAGACAGTAGACACCGACTGGCTGCTGCGCAAGAAATTGAAATAA